The following are encoded together in the Triticum dicoccoides isolate Atlit2015 ecotype Zavitan chromosome 6B, WEW_v2.0, whole genome shotgun sequence genome:
- the LOC119325586 gene encoding probable leucine-rich repeat receptor-like protein kinase At1g35710: protein MVLQKLLCVSVFLLICTSKAINPEAEALLRWKSTLIGSTKSLSSWSIANPTCSWFGITCDAAGHVTELHLPNAGLHGTLHAFYSPAFQNLTALNLNSNNLVGLVPANISLFLVLTILDLSYNNLVGAIPYQLSHLPKIVRLDLRNNHLTNPEYANFSPMSSLKLLSLANNNLSGAFPQFIINSTNVGMRSLDLSGNTFSGPLPASLPEMVPRLRYLNLSANGFFGSIPRSFSRLQKLETLRLENNNLTGGIPEELGMMSALRWLILYNNPLGGSIPASLGQLHSLQYLYINDADLVSTLPPELGNLTSLEYMFLEGNHLFGSLPLSFARVQTMMYFSLGDNNINGTIPSEMFTNWTNLKYFNVANNLLVGSIPSQLRVQTMVYFSVGDNNINGTIPSEMFTNWTNLKYFNVTNNLLAGSIPSQLSNSEALYLLSLSGNNFTGSIPVEMGNMVNLELLDLAKNHLTGTIPPTIGNLTKLRSLDISDNRLEGELPMAISYLRNLLVLSLSGNKFTGITPNVHSRQSTIINVVDNNNSVFGESLSAYCNLIMLQVLDLSKNQIFGDLPGCLWNLGELQSLDLSSNAFGGEVPTSGHYSSVLSSLHLSNNNFTGCFPAVLKNFNNLVILDLGNNKMSGAIPPWIGKSNPLLRILGLRSNMFNGSIPWQLSQLSNLQLLDLAENNFVGSIPQNFANFSLMRQTSMMPPVIIMDILYTQHDDFYGHMDIVWKGREYTFQGRDAFVTGIDLSGNSLSGEIPSELTSLRGIQLLNMSGNYLSGGIPKDIGNLKWLESLDLSWNKLSGPIPRSISNLVFLCCLNLSNNLLSGEIPTGNQLQTLDDPSIYSNNLGLCGSLLNISCKNSSSLTTTSDQDLEAIWMYYSVIAGTVSGLWLWFGTLFLWKIWRCAFLSCIDAMQQRVMNKMKHTWEYRKLSKY, encoded by the coding sequence ATGGTGCTGCAGAAACTCTTATGCGTCTCAGTTTTCCTGCTGATATGCACATCCAAGGCGATCAACCCGGAAGCAGAAGCCCTTCTCCGATGGAAATCCACTTTGATTGGCAGCACCAAGTCACTATCCTCATGGTCGATTGCCAACCCTACCTGCTCTTGGTTCGGCATCACCTGTGATGCTGCCGGACATGTCACCGAGCTCCATCTTCCCAACGCGGGGCTCCATGGTACGCTTCATGCCTTCTACTCTCCAGCGTTCCAGAACCTCACCGCGCTCAACCTCAACAGCAACAACCTTGTTGGCCTTGTCCCAGCAAACATCTCCCTGTTTCTCGTCCTCACCATTCTGGACTTGAGCTATAACAATCTTGTTGGTGCCATCCCCTACCAACTCAGTCACCTCCCAAAGATTGTTAGGTTAGATTTGCGAAATAACCACTTGACCAACCCAGAATATGCCAACTTCTCACCTATGTCGAGTTTGAAGTTGTTATCTCTAGCTAATAATAATCTCAGTGGTGCCTTCCCACAATTCATCATCAACTCCACGAATGTGGGGATGAGATCCCTCGATTTATCCGGTAACACCTTCTCAGGGCCGTTACCAGCTTCACTGCCAGAGATGGTCCCAAGGTTGAGGTACTTGAATCTATCCGCTAATGGATTCTTTGGCTCGATACCTCGCTCATTCTCAAGGCTCCAAAAGCTCGAGACACTACGTCTCGAGAATAATAATCTCACAGGAGGAATCCCAGAGGAGCTGGGGATGATGTCTGCACTGCGATGGCTGATCCTTTACAACAACCCACTTGGCGGGTCAATCCCTGCCTCACTCGGGCAGCTCCATTCCCTCCAGTATCTCTACATAAATGATGCTGATTTGGTTTCTACTCTTCCACCTGAGCTGGGGAACCTTACTAGTCTCGAGTACATGTTCCTGGAAGGGAATCATTTATTTGGAAGCTTGCCACTATCTTTTGCCAGGGTGCAAACAATGATGTATTTCAGTCTAGGGGACAACAATATCAATGGTACCATCCCCTCAGAGATGTTTACGAACTGGACAAACCTTAAGTACTTCAATGTTGCAAACAACTTGTTAGTTGGAAGCATCCCATCGCAGCTCAGGGTGCAAACAATGGTGTATTTCAGTGTAGGGGACAACAATATCAATGGTACCATCCCCTCAGAgatgtttacaaactggacaaacctTAAGTACTTCAATGTTACAAACAACTTGTTAGCTGGAAGCATCCCATCGCAGCTCAGCAACTCCGAGGCGTTATATCTTCTCAGCCTCTCTGGAAATAACTTTACTGGCTCGATCCCGGTGGAGATGGGAAACATGGTAAACTTGGAATTGCTGGATTTGGCCAAGAATCACCTTACTGGAACAATACCACCTACTATCGGCAATTTAACAAAGTTGCGCTCACTTGACATCAGTGACAACCGTCTCGAGGGTGAGCTTCCTATGGCCATCTCCTATCTGAGGAATCTTCTTGTTCTCTCCTTGTCTGGAAACAAGTTCACTGGTATCACTCCTAATGTCCACAGCAGGCAGTCGACGATTATTAATGTGGTCGACAACAACAACAgcgtctttggagaatcattgtctGCCTATTGTAACCTAATAATGCTACAAGTCCTGGATCTATCAAAGAATCAAATATTTGGAGATCTCCCTGGTTGCTTGTGGAACTTGGGAGAACTGCAATCCTTGGATTTGTCGAGCAATGCTTTTGGTGGGGAAGTTCCAACCTCGGGTCACTATAGTTCTGTGCTAAGCTCGCTGCACCTGTCAAACAACAACTTCACGGGTTGCTTTCCAGCAGTGTTGAAGAACTTCAATAACCTTGTCATTTTGGATCTCGGGAATAATAAGATGTCTGGCGCAATTCCTCCGTGGATAGGGAAAAGCAATCCTTTGTTGAGGATCCTTGGACTGCGATCAAACATGTTCAATGGAAGTATTCCCTGGCAGCTATCACAGCTGTCTAATCTCCAACTGCTTGATCTAGCTGAAAATAATTTTGTAGGTTCCATACCACAAAATTTCGCCAACTTTTCCCTGATGAGACAGACATCCATGATGCCGCCGGTTATAATAATGGACATATTATATACCCAGCATGATGATTTTTATGGCCACATGGATATAGTTTGGAAGGGACGGGAGTACACCTTTCAAGGAAGAGATGCATTTGTAACTGGTATTGACCTCTCTGGCAATTCTCTCTCTGGTGAAATCCCTTCAGAGTTGACAAGTCTTAGAGGCATCCAGTTACTAAATATGTCAGGAAACTATCTTTCTGGTGGTATCCCCAAGGACATTGGCAATTTGAAGTGGTTAGAATCCCTTGACCTCTCGTGGAACAAGCTATCCGGTCCTATTCCTCGTAGCATATCAAACCTGGTATTCCTCTGCTGTCTTAATCTCTCGAACAACCTTTTATCAGGAGAGATACCTACAGGCAATCAACTCCAAACATTGGATGACCCATCAATTTATAGCAATAACCTGGGACTTTGTGGCTCTCTGTTGAACATTTCGTGTAAAAATAGTTCAAGTCTGACGACCACTTCAGATCAAGATCTTGAAGCCATTTGGATGTACTACTCAGTGATTGCTGGAACAGTTTCTGGTTTGTGGCTATGGTTTGGTACACTGTTTTTATGGAAGATTTGGAGATGTGCTTTCTTGAGTTGCATAGATGCCATGCAGCAGAGAGTTATGAACAAGATGAAGCATACCTGGGAGTATAGGAAGCTGTCCAAGTATTGA